The Brevibacterium atlanticum genome segment GGACCTCCCCCGACGATCCACACGATCGCGGCGACGAGAACAGCACCGATCCACTGGGCCGGCTGCAGACGCTCATCGGCGATGAGCGAACCGAGGACCACAGCCGACAGCGGCTGCAGCAGCATGAGCGCGGCCGTCGTGGGCACCGGCACCAACGGGCTCGAGATGCTCAGCAGCACCCAGGACAGGGCCTGCCCGCACACGGCCAGCGCGAGCATCCAGGCCCACCCGTCCCAGCCGAGGTCGAAGTCGAGTCCGCCGAGGGCGAGCCCGGCCACTGCCGTCATCGCCCCGGCCGCGATGGTGCCGACCTCGACGGGAGCGACGACGAACTGTGGGGCGAGCTTCCGACAGTGGTGGATGCCGAAGATGTAGACGCCGTAGAGGATGCCGGAGAGGATCCCGAAGACCGCGCCTCGCGTCGGGTTCGCCGCGGCGGCATCGACACCGAGGACTCCCCCGGTGAGCAGCATGCCGATGATCATGAGCGGGATGCAGCCGATGAACAGCCACCCGGGGCGGCTCCCGCCGAAGATCCAGACCAGCGCCGGGAACACGATGACCTGGACGCTGATGAGCACGGTGGAGACTCCGAGCCCGGCGTCGAGCACGCTCTGCGCCCACAGTACATAGTCCATCCCCAGAGCAGCACCGGAGACCGCGGCGATGACCAGTGCCTGCGGCGGTACCTTCCCATGCCTGCGGATCTCGAGGAAGGCCAACGGCGCGAGCACAACCACGGCGATCCAACACCGCAGGAAGGCGGCAGTCGGGGCAGTCGCCTCGGCGAGGATGACGAACAGACCGGCCGAGCCGAGTAGCACGGCCGCGACGATCACCCCGAGCACCGGCAGGGCGCGCGGGGCGGGGGTCGGGCCCGGTCCGGCCACCTCGGCGGGACTCATCCCATGTAGTCGAGGATGCGGTCGATGGCCTCGGCGGTCCGGTCGGCTCCGACGGCCAGGGACAGACGTACCGAGCGGGGCCCGTCGATCGAATCGAAGTCATCGCCCGGGGCGAGAGCCACGCCGGTGGCGTCGAGCACCTGCGCGCACCACTGGCCGGCGGTGTCGAGTCCTGCCCGGTCGAGGATGTCGTCGATGCGGGCGTACATGTAGAAGGCGCCGTCGGGTGGAGCCATCTCGCCGAAACCGAGGTCATCGCGCGCAGTCAGAACGTGGTCGCGGGCTCCGGCGAAGGAGGCCACGGCGGCTTCGCATTCGGCATAGGACTGATCGGTGAAGCCCGCGACGGCCGCGTACTGGGCGGGCACCGGGGCGCACAGCGAGAGGTTGCCCGTGACGTTCTGGGCCGGGGCGACGAGCTCCTCGGGCAGGATCGCCCAGCCCAGCCGCCATCCGGTCATGCCCCAGTACTTCGAGAACGAGGAGATGACGATCGCCGTGTCGTCGTGGGCGAGTGCGCATTCTCCGCGGGTGCCGATGTAGCTGATGCCGTGGTAGATCTCGTCCGAGATCACCTGCACCCCGTTGTCCCGGCACCAGTCGACGAGTTCGCCGAGCGCTTCAGCGCCGATCATCGTGCCCGTCGGATTCGCCGGGGAGGCGAGCATGAGCCCCTTGAGCGGTGCCTCGGCATGAGCGGCGGCAAGCAGGTCGACATTGGGCTGGTAGCCCTCGTCGGGTCCGCAGTCGAGTTCGACGACCTCGCAGCCGAGCGCGGCGAGGATGTTCTTGTACGCCCCATACCCGGGCCGGGCCAGTGCCACTCGGTCACCGACGTCGAAACAGGTGAGGAACGTCGTCTGGAACGCGCCCGAGGATCCTGTGGTCACGGCGATGCGTTCGACGGGGATGTCGAGTCCGTACCAGTCGCGGTAGTGTCCGGCGATGGCGTCGCGCAGTTCGGGGATGCCGAAGATCGGCGAGTAGCCGAGTCCGGTGCCGGCGCGGGCGACCTCGGCGGCGCGGGCCAGCACGGGGCTCGGTGCGCCCTGGGTCGGTTCGCCCAGGCACATGGCGATCGTGTCGCGGCCGGCCCGCTGCATCTGACCGACGGTGGCGACGATGCCCATCGCCGCGAAGGGCTGGACGAGTCCGGACCTCGCCGAGGCGGCCGGTCTGTTGTCGTCGGGGGTGTACTTGGCGGGGGCCGCCTCGGCGGGGGTGGCTTGACCTCGGGCGGGGGTGTGGGCTGTCATCGGCTCACTTCTCCTCACGCGGGACACGGCCGAGGGTGTAGAACTCCGGATTCGGAACCATCTGCGCCACGTGGGCCATGCGGTTGGACAGGGCGAAGAAGCCGGCGATGGCACCGATGTCCCAGGCGTCCTCATCGTCGAATCCGTGTTCGGCGAGGACGGCATAGTCGTCATCGTCGACGGTCCACGGTTCCTTGCAGATCTTCACGGCGAAGTCGAGCATCGCCTTCTGACGTGCGCTGATGTCTGCCTGGCGGTAGTTCGTGGCGACGACGTCGGCGATGAAGGGGTCCTTCTGGAAGATCCTCAGCATCGCCCCGTGTGCGACGACGCAGTAGAGGCAGTTGTTCTCCGCCGAGGTGGCCACGACGATCATCTCCCGATCGGCCTTGGTCAGGCTGCCGGTCTCCTTCTCCATGAGGGCGTCGTAGTAGGCGAAGAACGCGCGGAACTCGGCGGGCCGGCGGGCCAGGGAGAGGAAGACGTTGGGCACGAAGCCGGACTTCTCGGCCACTTCGAGGATCTGAGTGCGGATGTCATCGTCGACGTCGTCGATGTCAGCAAGTGGGTATCGCATATCCCTCATGCTAGCCCGGGTGAGCCGGTTCGAGTCGAGCCCGTTTACGGCGGGCTGGGACGGATGATTGCGGTGCGCGCAGCACCGCGTCGGCGAGACGGGATGCCCTGCGTTCAGCGCGCGAACCCGCCCGGCACGAGCGAGAGATACAGTGAGATCGGTACGTTCGTTCACGTTTCCGCACGAGCATCAAAGGAGATCACCATGACCGACGACAGCGCAGCAGACACTGGTTCGACCGGAGAGATCCAGCTCGACAACGGTGTGTTCCGAGTGACGAGGTGGACGATCAGGCCCGACGGCGTCATCCCGATGCACAAGCACGAGCACGAATACGTCGTCGTGCCGATGGTCACCGACACGATGCACGTGCGCAACGCGGACGGCACCGAGATCCACGCCGAGCTCGAAGCCGGAGTCTCCTATACCCGGCCGGCCGGGGCCGAACACGAAGTCTCGAACCCCGGCGGCAGCGCCGACGTCGTCTTCGTCGAGGTCGAGCGCCTCTGAGGCTTTGGGGCCTTCGGAGGAATTTCTCTTTGCCCGAGCACGAGTCGCGTAGGTGGGCGAAATGGTCGGGGCTGCCGCGCGACCGCCTGACCATTTCGCCCACCCAAGGCCCGGAGTTCCGACTATTTCGCCCACCCAAGGGCTTGCGCCCGAACAGATGTGTGACTTGAGGGCGACAGGCCGTGGCTCCGGCCTTTCCGCGGGTGGCCAGACCTCTCAGCCGGCAGGGATCTCCCAGGTGTGGACGGGCTTGCCTGAGGCCTGATTGGCCAGGTAGGCATCCATCATCGCCTGGAGCCCCTCGGCGCGTTCGGGCGAGTCCTGCCGACTTCCCGGGGCCAGGCTCTCCAGAGCCCGCAGCTGCCAGGTCGCACCGTTGACGCGGCGCTCGGCGCGGCCTTCGATGATCGACATGTATTCGTCGATGACGTCCTTGTCGATGTTCAGTCTCGCCAGACCGCGCCTGGCCTGCGGGGCAAGCACGTCGGTGACGAGGTCGGCGACGCCGATGCGACCGATCTTCGGCCACGTCACCCGCGCCTCGATGCCGTCCTTGGCGCAGGCGAAGAAGTTCTCCTCGGCTTCCTCGAACGACATCCGCGACCACACGGGACGGTTCTCCCCGACGAGGAACTCGGCCAGCCCGTAGTAGAAGGCGGCATCGGCGACCATGTCGACCGGGGTCGGACCGGCAGGCAGCAGTCGGTTCTCCACCCGGATGTGCGCGCCGCTGTCACCCGAGTTGTAGATCGGCCGGTTCCAGCGCCACACGGTGCCGTTGTGCAGGTTGAGTTCGAAGAGCTTCGGGGCGTCGGCGGCACGGAATTCGACGAAGTCCTTGATCTCGGGCAGCAGCGGCGGGAAGTAGCGGACGTTCTCCTCGAACAGGTCGAACACGCTCGTGATCCACCGTTCGCCGAACCACACCCGCGGGCGCACACCCTGATTGACCAGCTCCGGCGTACGCGTGTCGATGGACTGCGAGAACACCGGGATCCGGGACTCGTGCCACAGCTTGCGCCCGACGAACAGCGGCGAATTCGCCGCCATCGCAACCTGGGCGGAGGCGATCGCCTGCGAGGCATTCCACGCATCGGCGAACCGATTCGGCGCCACCTGCAGGTGCAGCTGCATCGAGGTGCAGGACGCTTCGGGAGCGATATCCGAGAATTCCGCCCGGTACCGCTCGTCCCGGCCGAGCTCGATGCGCACATACTCCCCGCGTGCATCGATGATCGAGTTGCTCAGCGCCTCGTAGCGATTCTCCTCGGTCATCCACGACTCGTCGGTGAGGAACTGCGTGGTCAGCGTCGGCAGGGTCCCGATCGACACCGCCTTCAGCCCGTCCGCCTCGGCGGCGTTCTGCGCCTTTTCGAGCCGGTGGGCGACACCGGCTTCGAGGGTCTTCAGCCCGCGTCCGGCGACCTGAAGCACCGGATGGTTGAGCTCGAGATTGAACCCGCCGATCTCGGACTGGAATTCGTCGTCGAGGCGGTAGAGCACCTCCTTGTTGCGCAGGGTCGGCTGATTCTCACCGTCAACGAGGTTGAGCTCGAGTTCGAGCCCGATCGTGCCCGCCGACTTGAACTCCGCGTGACGCAGGTAGGTATCGAAGAGCTCGAGATTCTCCGCGAGCTTCTCCCGATACAGTGTTCGTTCCTCCGGCGTGTACCGCTTGGAGCTGACTGCCTCACCCATGGAACTAGCAAACCACACACGGCCGGGTTTGTGCGCGGTCCCGGCACACTTCGCACAGTCGCGGACGACAGTCCGCAACTACCGCAGCCGACTGTCCACTCCCACCCGAGCCGGTCGCGCCATCCGGACGCCACCGTCCACGACTGATCGCCTTTCGTAGAATCGCCCTATGACTTCGACCACATCATCCGATATCCAGCCCGCCGACCTCATCGAACAGGCCGCAGAGCGCCTGCCCGACATCCTCGCCGACATCGAACGCGTCATCTCGCTCGAGACCCCGTCGAGCGACAAGGAAGCGGTGGCCGCTGGCGCGCGGGACTTCGCCGACCTGCTGCGCGAGCGCCTCGGCGCCGAGGCGGAGCTGCTCGAGATCGAGGACACCACCCATCTGCGTCTGCGCTTCGGCACCGGTCCCGCCCGGGTCGTCCTCCTCAACCATCAGGACACGGTGTGGCCACACGGCACGCTCGAGCGCATCCCGTTCTCCACCGAGGACGGCATCCTGCGGGGCCCCGGCAGCTTCGACATGCTCACCGGGGCCATCATGAGCGTGCACGCGACTGCGATCCTGCGCGACAGCCTCGGCGACGGCGCCTTGGGCGGTCTGTCGATCCTCGTCACCGGCGATGAGGAGATCGGCTCCCTGACCTCGTCCGATCTCATCCGCGCCGAAGCTGCCGACGCCGGAGCCGTGTTCGTCATGGAGGCGAGCGCCGACGGTGCGCTCAAGCTCGAGCGCAAGGGCACGAGCAACTACGTCCTCAAGTTCTCGGGCAAAGCCTCGCATGCGGGGCTCGAACCGGAGAAGGGGATCAACGCGGGTATGGCGCTGGCGCTGACCCTGCCGTTGGTGGCCGACCTCGCCGACGCCGAGGCGGGAACGACAGTGGTACCGACTGTGATCAGTGCGGGGACGACGTCGAACACGGTGCCGGCCGAGGCGCGGGTGGACATCGATGTGCGGGCCAAGACCGCGGCCGAACTCGAGCGCGTGGACGCCGCGATACGCTCGCTGGCGGAGAAACCGCAGGTGGAGGGCTCGAGGACCGAGGTGCTCGGCGGGATCAATCGACCGCCGTTCGAGCGCGAGCAGTCGGCGGCCCTGTTCGACCGTGCGACAGCGTTGGCCGGTGAGCTCGGGCTGCCAGCACCGGAAGGTGTATTCGTGGGCGGAGCGTCGGACGGGAACTTCACGGCCGGCGACGGAATCCCTACGCTCGATGGCCTGGGTGCCGTCGGCGACGGTGCGCACGCCGAGCACGAACATGCCGTCATCGACGAGATCGCGCCACGGACGGCGCTACTCGCCGCTCTCATCGCCGACCAGCTCAAGGGCTGACAGACGAGGCGAGCGCAGGCGGGGGCCTGCACCGGGCCCTTAGGTGGTCGTTTTGGTCGGGTTCTGATGCCGCGGGACCCGACCAAAACGACCACCTACGGTGCTTGCGCTGTGCATTGGCCGC includes the following:
- a CDS encoding pyridoxal phosphate-dependent aminotransferase, with protein sequence MTAHTPARGQATPAEAAPAKYTPDDNRPAASARSGLVQPFAAMGIVATVGQMQRAGRDTIAMCLGEPTQGAPSPVLARAAEVARAGTGLGYSPIFGIPELRDAIAGHYRDWYGLDIPVERIAVTTGSSGAFQTTFLTCFDVGDRVALARPGYGAYKNILAALGCEVVELDCGPDEGYQPNVDLLAAAHAEAPLKGLMLASPANPTGTMIGAEALGELVDWCRDNGVQVISDEIYHGISYIGTRGECALAHDDTAIVISSFSKYWGMTGWRLGWAILPEELVAPAQNVTGNLSLCAPVPAQYAAVAGFTDQSYAECEAAVASFAGARDHVLTARDDLGFGEMAPPDGAFYMYARIDDILDRAGLDTAGQWCAQVLDATGVALAPGDDFDSIDGPRSVRLSLAVGADRTAEAIDRILDYMG
- a CDS encoding DMT family transporter, giving the protein MSPAEVAGPGPTPAPRALPVLGVIVAAVLLGSAGLFVILAEATAPTAAFLRCWIAVVVLAPLAFLEIRRHGKVPPQALVIAAVSGAALGMDYVLWAQSVLDAGLGVSTVLISVQVIVFPALVWIFGGSRPGWLFIGCIPLMIIGMLLTGGVLGVDAAAANPTRGAVFGILSGILYGVYIFGIHHCRKLAPQFVVAPVEVGTIAAGAMTAVAGLALGGLDFDLGWDGWAWMLALAVCGQALSWVLLSISSPLVPVPTTAALMLLQPLSAVVLGSLIADERLQPAQWIGAVLVAAIVWIVGGGPAALTRKRR
- a CDS encoding cupin domain-containing protein, whose translation is MTDDSAADTGSTGEIQLDNGVFRVTRWTIRPDGVIPMHKHEHEYVVVPMVTDTMHVRNADGTEIHAELEAGVSYTRPAGAEHEVSNPGGSADVVFVEVERL
- a CDS encoding M20 family metallopeptidase, whose product is MTSTTSSDIQPADLIEQAAERLPDILADIERVISLETPSSDKEAVAAGARDFADLLRERLGAEAELLEIEDTTHLRLRFGTGPARVVLLNHQDTVWPHGTLERIPFSTEDGILRGPGSFDMLTGAIMSVHATAILRDSLGDGALGGLSILVTGDEEIGSLTSSDLIRAEAADAGAVFVMEASADGALKLERKGTSNYVLKFSGKASHAGLEPEKGINAGMALALTLPLVADLADAEAGTTVVPTVISAGTTSNTVPAEARVDIDVRAKTAAELERVDAAIRSLAEKPQVEGSRTEVLGGINRPPFEREQSAALFDRATALAGELGLPAPEGVFVGGASDGNFTAGDGIPTLDGLGAVGDGAHAEHEHAVIDEIAPRTALLAALIADQLKG
- a CDS encoding peroxidase-related enzyme (This protein belongs to a clade of uncharacterized proteins related to peroxidases such as the alkylhydroperoxidase AhpD.); this encodes MRYPLADIDDVDDDIRTQILEVAEKSGFVPNVFLSLARRPAEFRAFFAYYDALMEKETGSLTKADREMIVVATSAENNCLYCVVAHGAMLRIFQKDPFIADVVATNYRQADISARQKAMLDFAVKICKEPWTVDDDDYAVLAEHGFDDEDAWDIGAIAGFFALSNRMAHVAQMVPNPEFYTLGRVPREEK
- a CDS encoding glutamate--cysteine ligase — its product is MGEAVSSKRYTPEERTLYREKLAENLELFDTYLRHAEFKSAGTIGLELELNLVDGENQPTLRNKEVLYRLDDEFQSEIGGFNLELNHPVLQVAGRGLKTLEAGVAHRLEKAQNAAEADGLKAVSIGTLPTLTTQFLTDESWMTEENRYEALSNSIIDARGEYVRIELGRDERYRAEFSDIAPEASCTSMQLHLQVAPNRFADAWNASQAIASAQVAMAANSPLFVGRKLWHESRIPVFSQSIDTRTPELVNQGVRPRVWFGERWITSVFDLFEENVRYFPPLLPEIKDFVEFRAADAPKLFELNLHNGTVWRWNRPIYNSGDSGAHIRVENRLLPAGPTPVDMVADAAFYYGLAEFLVGENRPVWSRMSFEEAEENFFACAKDGIEARVTWPKIGRIGVADLVTDVLAPQARRGLARLNIDKDVIDEYMSIIEGRAERRVNGATWQLRALESLAPGSRQDSPERAEGLQAMMDAYLANQASGKPVHTWEIPAG